In a genomic window of Lycium ferocissimum isolate CSIRO_LF1 chromosome 9, AGI_CSIRO_Lferr_CH_V1, whole genome shotgun sequence:
- the LOC132069300 gene encoding tyramine N-feruloyltransferase 4/11-like, producing the protein MAAAPQQPTLSETITTNSSSENKVTINEKIYTRVRLAEKADVHHIHQLFYQIHAYHNDTHLYKATESSLADLLFKENPLPLYYGPTVLLLEVSPTPFTESKHTTDQGFKPVLTKFDLKFPVVEGQAEEFRSKYDDGNDKHDVFIAGYAFFFANYSCFYDKPGFFFESLYFRESYRKLGMGRLLFGTVVSIAANNGFVSVEGIVAVWNKKSYDFYIDMGVEMLDEFRYGKLHGEALQKYADKEKSDEGGC; encoded by the coding sequence ATGGCTGCTGCTCctcaacaaccaactttatCTGAAACAATAACCACCAACTCGTCATCGGAAAACAAAGTTACGATCAACGAAAAGATATACACAAGAGTCCGTCTCGCTGAGAAAGCTGACGTTCACCATATACATCAACTGTTTTACCAAATCCATGCATACCATAACGACACTCATCTCTATAAAGCTACTGAATCCTCCTTAGCGGACTTGCTCTTTAAAGAAAACCCTCTTCCCCTGTACTACGGTCCAACCGTGCTTCTACTCGAAGTCTCACCAACCCCTTTTACCGAATCCAAGCATACCACGGACCAAGGGTTTAAGCCAGTCCTTACAAAGTTCGACCTTAAATTCCCCGTCGTTGAAGGACAGGCGGAGGAATTCAGGTCCAAATATGATGACGGCAACGACAAACATGATGTTTTTATAGCGGGATATGCTTTCTTTTTCGCAAATTATTCGTGCTTCTATGATAAACCTGGGTTCTTTTTCGAGAGTCTTTACTTCAGGGAAAGTTATCGTAAGTTGGGAATGGGAAGACTGTTGTTTGGAACTGTTGTGTCCATTGCTGCTAACAACGGGTTCGTTTCGGTGGAGGGAATAGTTGCTGTTTGGAATAagaagtcttatgatttttacATAGACAtgggagttgaaatgcttgatgAGTTCAGGTATGGGAAGTTGCACGGTGAAGCGCTCCAAAAGTATGCTGATAAGGAGAAAAGTGATGAAGGGGgctgttag